The genomic window GCTTCGATTCCTACGCTGAATTGCGCGATCTGTTTCGTAGTCTGGCGTATGCCGACGATGTGAAAGCGATCGTGATTGCTGGTGCTGGCGATAATTTTTGCTCGGGCGGCGACGTGCATGAAATCATCGGGCCTCTGACTAAGCTCGATATGCCGGGTTTGCTTAGTTTTACCCGCATGACGGGCGACCTGGTGAAGGCGATGCGCGCTTGCCCGCAGCCTATCGTGGCGGCGGTCGATGGGATTTGTGCCGGTGCTGGCGCGATCTTGGCGCTGGCATCAGATATTCGCTTTGGCACCTTGCGCAGTAAAACCGCATTTTTGTTTACGCGGGTGGGCTTGGCCGGCTGCGACATGGGCGCCTGCGCCTTGCTGCCACGTGTGATAGGCCAGGGGAGGGCGGCCGATCTGCTGTTTTCCGGACGCAGTATGTCGGGCGAAGAGGGCGAACGCTGGGGCTTTTTCAATCGTCTGAGTATCCCCGAAGCCGTACGTACTGACGCCCAGGTGTATGCCAAACATCTGGCCGACGGCCCCACCTTTGCGCATGGCATGACCAAAAAAATGCTGCAGCAAGAATGGAGCATGAGCGTCGATGAGGCGATCGAGGCCGAGGCACAAGCGCAAGCGATTTGCATGATGACCAATGATTTTCATCGTGCCTACCACGCCTTTGTGGCAAAACAAAATCCAGAATTTGAGGGGGATTAATTTTGCCCGCGCTAACACTAGATATCAGCTACCTTGAGTGGCCATTTTTTGAGCCTAAACACCGGGTCTTGCAAGCGAGTCTGGACGCTTGGGCCAGAGAGCATATAGCGCAAACGCATGGCGCGGATGTCGATCAGGCTTGCCGCGATCTGGTAGCGCAACTGGCCGCTGGCGGTTGGTTGCAACACGCGATCGCCGGTCGCGCCTACGGTGCGGCAGAACAGCAGATCGACACCCGTGCGATTTGCCTGATACGCGAAACCCTGGCACGGCACGCAGGCTTGGCTGATTTTGCCTTTGCCATGCAGGGCCTGGGCTCGGGCGCGATTAGTCTGTTTGGCAGCGAACTGCAAAAACAAAACTACTTAGCGAAAGTCATGCAAGGCGCGGCGATCGCTGCCTTTGCTTTGTCTGAGCCAGAGGCTGGCTCAGATGTGGCGGCAATGCAATGTAGTGCCAATCTAGTCGACAGTGCCGAGGGTGGACACTATGTTTTGAATGGCGAGAAAACCTGGATCTCAAATGGTGGTATCGCTGACTTTTACGTGCTGTTTGCGCGCACTGGCGAAGCAGCGGGCGCGCGCGGAATTTCGGCTTTTATCGTGGATGCGACTAGCCCCGGTCTGGAAATCGCAGAACGTATTCATTTGATGGCGCCACACCCTCTGGCACGTTTGCGTCTGACTAATTGCCGCATCCCAGTCATTCAACGCATAGGCGAAGCCGGGCAGGGCTTTAAAGTGGCGATGGCGACGCTGGACGTGTTTCGCACCTCGGTCGCGGCAGCGGCGTTGGGTTTTGCCAGGCGCGCCTTGGCCGAGGCCATGCAGCGTGCCACTAGCCGCAAGATGTTTGGCCAGACCCTGGCTGATTTTCAGCTGACCCAAGCCAAATTGGCGCAGATGGCAACCGCCATCGATAGCGCTGCCTTGCTCACCTACCGCGCCGCCTGGCAGCGCGATCAAGGTAAAAAAGTTACCAAAGAAGCTGCCATGGCGAAACTGGTAGCGACCGAAAATGCGCAGCAAGTGATCGATGCCGCGCTGCAGATGTTTGGTGGCATGGGCGTGATGAGCGAGGTGCCAGTCGAGCGCCTGTACCGTGAGATCCGCGCTCTGCGCATTTATGAAGGCGCCAGCGAAGTGCAGCAATTAATCATCGCCAGAGAAATGCTGAAAGACCATGCGGCGCTGGCTGCAACAGTTACTGCAGCAGTTCAGGACACAATTTAAGCACAAGTTAAGGATGGATATCATGGATTTTCTGCAACCACCAGACTGGGTTCGACCGCGTGGCTATTCCAATGGCGTTGTCGCAAAGGGCCGCAGCGTGTATCTGAGCGGCATGATAGGCTGGGATGGCCAAGGCCAGTTTCATAGCGATGATTTCGCGGCGCAAGTGCGGCAAGCCTTACAGAATATTGTAGCAGTGCTTGCGCAAGCCGAGGCCAGACCCGAGCACATCGTACGCATGACCTGGTATGTCATAGACAAAAAAGAATATGTGGCAGCCTATCCGCAAATCGGTGTGGCTTACCGTGAACTCATAGGGCCTCATTACCCAAGTATGACGGCGGTGCAAGTGGCAGGCTTGATCGAAGATCGCGCCAGGGTCGAGATTGAAGTCACCGCCATGGTGCCAGACCAGTAATTTCCAAAGCGGCAGCACGCCAAACTCGATTTCTAAATACACCTAGCCCAAGGCGCATATTCTATGCGCCTCGCCAGCCCTGCCGACCTGCAGAGCATATGGCGTATGCGCGTTGGCGGACTGCGCTTTCAAACGCCATTCAGGCAAAAAACCCTTGTAGTTTAAATTCGTTATTGCATTGCAGTAAATGTTAAGGAATGTTATGTATTGTGAATGTCATAATTAGTTGATTTTAATCATGTTACAATTGGTAACAAGTTTTAGGCAGCCCTTTTGCTCACTCATCTAGTGTTCAATAGCGCACTACTATCCCCAACTACGATGAACTGACGATAAGTATTTTCAATTATTGACTATGCGCTGTCTTTCGTCGGGGGTGAATTTACTTCTGGTTTGTTTCGTTCGCGAAATTTAACCTACTATGATGATCAATTATATAAATACTAATAGGCACTTTAGCCGTTTTTTTCTCGTCTGTACTTTTGCTTTGGTGACTTGTTTTTATTGCACTAGCACATGTTTTGCGCAAGCCGGTGATGGTAAGACTGCTGGCGTGGAAAATGACATTGTTGATAGCTTCCCTGACGTCGCGATTCTCGGTAAACCATTTGCGCTGCATGTCTGGTTGAATGATCACTTGGCCGAGCATTTCGATCAATTTTCTTCGGGTTCCGCCTTACGAGAAAAACCGGCCAGCGCCGAGGCCTTGGTCTTGCTCGATATAGAAAATAATGCGCACTCGAACACTGCCAGTATTTCTGATTACGCCATACGCACTATGTTGTATTTGTTGTGGGCCGTGGTGCTGTTGATACTGGTGTACACAGCGCGTCATTATTATTTCACTTTTAATCGCATGTTCGGCAAGCAACGTCATCCGTATATCGATATCGATACGGCGGATTGGCCTAGTGTGACCATTTTCATCGCTGCACACAATGAAGAGGCGGTGATTGCGCATTCTTTGCAGGCGCTCTTAGAAGTCGATTATCCGCCTGAAAAATTGCAGATCATGCCTATGAATGATCGCTCTAAAGATCGCACCAAAGAAATTATCGATGATTTTGTCCTGCGTTTTCCTGGTCGCATCACGCCGTTTCATCGGGTCGATGGAAAACCAGGAAAAGCCGCCGCTTTAAAAGACGCGACCGCTTTGGTGAATAGCGAAATCCTGATTATTTTCGATGCCGATTATGTCCCTGGGCGTGGCTTGATCAAACAATTGGTAGCGCCATTTTTCGACCCTGAAAATGGTGCAGTGATGGGGCGCGTGGTGCCGCTCAATACCGGCAGTAATTTGTTGACCCGCTTACTCGACATGGAGCGTTCTGGCGGTTATCAAGTCGATCAACAGGCGCGTATGAATTTGCATCTGGTGCCGCAATACGGTGGCACCGTGGGTGGAGTCAGACGCGCGGCCTTAGATGCGGTTGGTGGTTGGCGCGATGAGGCTTTGGCCGAGGACACGGATCTGACCTATCGCCTCTTGCTGGACGGCTGGAAAACCGTGTATCAAAACCGTTCGGAATGTTATGAAGAAGTGCCAGAAGGCTGGGGCGTGCGGGTGCGCCAGATTATGCGATGGTCGAAAGGCCATAATCAGGCCGCGATACAATATTCAGTCAGATTGTTGGGAAGTAAAAAAGTCTCCTGGGGCGAAAAGCTAGACGGCTTTTTACTTTTAGGCGTGTATGCGATGTCGCCGATTTTATTGTTTGGCTGGATGCTGGCAATCACTCTGTTTTATTTTAATCCAGATAATTGGCTCAATGGAATTTTGGCCCTGTTTGCCTTAATGTCGTATAGCGCGCTGGGTAATTTTGCGGCATTTTTTGAGATTGGTGCGGCTGTGTATTTAGATGGAAGTCGCGGCCGGATTAAACTCATGCCACTGAATTATTTTGGGTTTTTGATTAGCCTGTTAGCGATCTCACGCGCCACTTTCAATCAAATAGTTTTCGACACGCTGTTAAAACGCACCCTGGTATGGGATAAAACCGTGCGCTACCGAAAACCTATCGTCGCCCATCCTTAAGGCGATAAATAATGAATTCGAACTCCCTATTTTTTCTTTGTGTGTTTCTCTTGTTTAGCCTGCCTTTATTGCCAGCCTTGCTGGAGTTATGGCTAAAAAAAGATGCAACGCCACTCAAAGTGGTCAGAGAATATGACGGCAACATTAACTATTTTGCCCAGACTTTTCGGCACTTTGTAGAGCAGCAGTTCGCCCAGTTTTTGGATACTACGGTAGTCACCAATATGGCTTTGCAGTACAAGTTGCAAGATGGCAGTCCATTCCAAATTGTCGGGGCAGATGGGATCGCGCTATTTTCTGCTGCAGAATTATCGAGTCGGCAAACTCAGCAAATTATCATTGCCAAAAGTGGGTTTAAAGTCCCCGACGGCATGTTCTTTGAAAAAGAAGTGTATAGCCGGCAAGACGTCATCGGCACTAATAAACTTTCTTTTCGCGCCATCTTGGCCGATGGTGATATACGGCTTGGCGATCAATGCTCGCTGATACGCTGGGTGCATAGCCAGCAAAGTATACAACTGGGACTAGGCGCAAAAATATACGGACGGATTTCAGCTGAAAAGAAAATTAATTTGGGCGCAGACACACGTTTTGGTCGTATGCACGCACCGGTCATCTATTTTGGTGACGGCTCAGCGAGTGAAGCTCAGGGTTTGGCCACTAGTGTTGCGCTAGAAATGGTACTAGAAAATAAGGCCGCCAAAAGTAAATTAAGCATGAGTAGCAAAATTCTCGATGATACGGCCAATCGCTGGCTGGCCAAGGGGGATTATACGGTCAGCAGAAATACTCAGCATCAAGGCAGTCTGGTGGCGCAAATGGATTTGCGGATAGAGGCACATTGCCATATTGTCGGTAGTCTTAAGAGTTCTGGTGATTTGCATCTGGATGATTGCTGTGTGATTGAGGGCGCTGTGGTGGCTGAGGGCACTATTTACATAGGTCAGTCTTGCCGCATTAAAGGCCCAGTCATCGGTGAGAAAACCGTGCATATAGGCACAGGCACGGTGATCGGGGCGGCTGCGCAACTCACCACGATCACGGCTCCCATAATACGTATTGCGTATGGCGTGATCGCTCACGGTGCGGTGTGGGCGCGCGAAATGGGTTATGTCGCTGCGCCCACCCTAAAAAAATAAACAATACTATGAAAATTATTCTCATGCTGCTTGCTAGCCTGCTCAGCGCCATCCCTGCGAGTGCACAGACGCGTTCGCTAGAGTTGAAAAACACTGGATACCAACTTGAAAACGGTGCAATAACTCTGGCTCATCAGGGCCAATTTATCGATCCATATTTTGCGATTCGTGCCTTATTGTCGGCCCATAGTGTAGGCATGGATATAGAACATGCTGCCCTCGCTTATATCGCTTGGCAATTGCCACGACAGGAGGCGAATGGCCTGTTTAAACGTTATTGCCTTGAACAAGAGTTAGCGCCGCAAGCCTCAGCTCCGCAAGACTCCGCCCAGCATGCCTTGCCAGAGTTGGCAGTATGGCGCGCTTGTGCCGATGCCGATGCGGATGATGCCCTGCTGGCGATGTGGATAGAGCTTTTGTATCTGATGGCGCCAAATCAAGGCTTGCCGCCAGAGTGGAAGAAAAGTGTGCTGTCGGCACGTAGTCAGTTGGCTTTGATTTACGATAAAAGCCGCGGTATCTATGTGATCTCTCGTAGCAATAGAGTCGGCTTGTTGATGGATAACATAGAAATTTACGCCGCCTTGCGTAGCACAGCAGAGCAGCAAAAGCGCCTGGGCCTACATCAATTGGCGCAAAAATCTGCTTTGCAAGCCAAGCAGTTGGAGCTGGCAATACAAAAAGTATTTCGGCCTTCTCGGCAAGGTGATTTCCGCATTTCTACCCAAGCACCGGAAGCCAGTCGTTTTTACCCGGAGCAGGTAGGGCAAGTGTTCGCGCCCTTATTCGGTATGCGGGTAGGCCAGATGGATGCCAAAAAATCCGGACAGCACACGCTCAGTAAATGGTTGGGCGAGCATCAGGTGGCATGGTTGGCGCATGAAAAAGATCACTTTCCCTGGGGTTTGATCGCGCTCGCCGCAGAAAAAAATGAGGCGCAGGATACTGCCAGACTCTGGGTGGAACGGGCTTTGCCATTGCGCCATGGCGAACGCTGGAATGTCTTGGAAGAAGCTATTTTTCAAGCCTTAAGCGGGAATCAATGATGGCAGCCGGATCTTTTTTGAATGCGCTCAAAGCCTTGGGCCTGATGTTGTTATTCGGCCTGAGCATCTGGCTGTATCAGGTCTGGCAGCGGCCCGCCACTGTGCCAGTCAAGGCGAGTATCGCCCTATTATTACCTGACGAAGTAAAGGCATCGGATGACTTGGTTGCGATTTGGATAGACGCTGCGCGCGAGGAGGGTATCTTGCTCGACGTGATACATACCTCAGAGTTTTTGCGTCCTTCTACACCCTGGAAAAAATTCCCGTATCAAGGCCTGATTTTACCGGATAAGGTTGCGCCAAAAGCCAGCGCAGCACTGAGCCAAGGCCTGATTAATTTCACTGAAAATGGCGGGAAATTATTCTTGTCCTTTGATGCCGCCACCCAAAACCAACAGGGCGCTTACTATCCGAATCGAGCACCGCTGTCCAAGCTGGTAGGGGTGGAGTATGCACTTTACGATCAATTGCACGACCGCACTATCACTTTGGGCAATGTGCTAGGTCAGACTGAAGATCTGCTGCGCCTGGGCGTGCCACCGGGTAAATTTATTCCTTATCT from Undibacterium parvum includes these protein-coding regions:
- a CDS encoding enoyl-CoA hydratase family protein gives rise to the protein MKYLSGQAQNLPGNRQSLGAYTASHFSYSVTEAVATIVLNRPERKNPLSFDSYAELRDLFRSLAYADDVKAIVIAGAGDNFCSGGDVHEIIGPLTKLDMPGLLSFTRMTGDLVKAMRACPQPIVAAVDGICAGAGAILALASDIRFGTLRSKTAFLFTRVGLAGCDMGACALLPRVIGQGRAADLLFSGRSMSGEEGERWGFFNRLSIPEAVRTDAQVYAKHLADGPTFAHGMTKKMLQQEWSMSVDEAIEAEAQAQAICMMTNDFHRAYHAFVAKQNPEFEGD
- a CDS encoding acyl-CoA dehydrogenase family protein, which encodes MPALTLDISYLEWPFFEPKHRVLQASLDAWAREHIAQTHGADVDQACRDLVAQLAAGGWLQHAIAGRAYGAAEQQIDTRAICLIRETLARHAGLADFAFAMQGLGSGAISLFGSELQKQNYLAKVMQGAAIAAFALSEPEAGSDVAAMQCSANLVDSAEGGHYVLNGEKTWISNGGIADFYVLFARTGEAAGARGISAFIVDATSPGLEIAERIHLMAPHPLARLRLTNCRIPVIQRIGEAGQGFKVAMATLDVFRTSVAAAALGFARRALAEAMQRATSRKMFGQTLADFQLTQAKLAQMATAIDSAALLTYRAAWQRDQGKKVTKEAAMAKLVATENAQQVIDAALQMFGGMGVMSEVPVERLYREIRALRIYEGASEVQQLIIAREMLKDHAALAATVTAAVQDTI
- a CDS encoding RidA family protein — its product is MDFLQPPDWVRPRGYSNGVVAKGRSVYLSGMIGWDGQGQFHSDDFAAQVRQALQNIVAVLAQAEARPEHIVRMTWYVIDKKEYVAAYPQIGVAYRELIGPHYPSMTAVQVAGLIEDRARVEIEVTAMVPDQ
- a CDS encoding glycosyltransferase; protein product: MLYLLWAVVLLILVYTARHYYFTFNRMFGKQRHPYIDIDTADWPSVTIFIAAHNEEAVIAHSLQALLEVDYPPEKLQIMPMNDRSKDRTKEIIDDFVLRFPGRITPFHRVDGKPGKAAALKDATALVNSEILIIFDADYVPGRGLIKQLVAPFFDPENGAVMGRVVPLNTGSNLLTRLLDMERSGGYQVDQQARMNLHLVPQYGGTVGGVRRAALDAVGGWRDEALAEDTDLTYRLLLDGWKTVYQNRSECYEEVPEGWGVRVRQIMRWSKGHNQAAIQYSVRLLGSKKVSWGEKLDGFLLLGVYAMSPILLFGWMLAITLFYFNPDNWLNGILALFALMSYSALGNFAAFFEIGAAVYLDGSRGRIKLMPLNYFGFLISLLAISRATFNQIVFDTLLKRTLVWDKTVRYRKPIVAHP